In Carassius auratus strain Wakin chromosome 46, ASM336829v1, whole genome shotgun sequence, the following proteins share a genomic window:
- the casp21 gene encoding caspase 21, apoptosis-related cysteine peptidase, with protein sequence MSSQGSEGHSPVEMACSFEPYKKHKNVGKCLIISNEDFRSPQFCRKGCSVDENLLSNTFKSLGFHVQVEKNLSANEMIGALRKVSKENHTENSCFVCVLMSHGLEGTILGSDERWIPIKSLTSLMTSDFCPTLRDKPKLFFLQACRGQEYDPGVEADSVEAPEECFGISDAPEADFLCCYSTVEGYFAWRNPDTGSVFIRELCKMLKDCHLEIIQILTRVNHCVANQFQSNTNDPDTHRKRQMPCFASRLTKEFYFHVPEKKKKF encoded by the exons ATGAGTTCGCAAGGTTCCGAAGGTCACAG TCCTGTGGAGATGGCCTGTTCATTTGAACCTTATAAGAAGCATAAAAACGTAGGCAAATGTCTAATCATCAGTAATGAGGACTTCC GCTCACCACAATTTTGTAGAAAAGGCTGTTCAGTAGACGAAAACCTACTGTCGAACACGTTCAAGTCCCTGGGTTTTCATGTTCAGGTGGAGAAGAACTTGTCAGCTAATGAAATGATCGGTGCATTAAGGAAAG TTTCTAAGGAGAACCACACAGAGAATTCCTGCTTTGTATGTGTACTGATGAGTCACGGATTGGAAGGAACAATTCTGGGATCGGATGAGCGCTGGATCCCTATCAAATCTCTGACCTCTTTAATGACCTCTGACTTCTGCCCTACTCTGCGGGACAAACCAAAACTCTTCTTCCTACAG GCCTGCAGGGGGCAGGAATATGACCCTGGTGTTGAGGCGGACAGTGTAGAAGCACCAGAGGAATGTTTTGGAATATCTGACGCACCCGAAGCAGATTTTCTCTGCTGTTATTCCACAGTGGAAG GGTACTTCGCTTGGAGAAATCCAGACACAGGCTCTGTATTTATCCGTGAACTTTGCAAGATGTTGAAGGACTGTCATCTAGAGATTATTCAGATTCTGACAAGAGTAAATCATTGCGTGGCCAATCAGTTCCAGTCTAACACCAATGACCCGGATACACATAGAAAGAGACAAATGCCGTGCTTTGCCTCCAGACTGACCAAGGAGTTTTACTTTCATGTGccagagaagaaaaagaaattttaa